One genomic window of Gimesia chilikensis includes the following:
- a CDS encoding arylsulfatase: MLRRCLVLLTVLSCLNLFLTTVTRAADQQKPNIIFIMADDLGYAEVGCYGQTKIKTPHIDQLAADGMKFTQAYAGSMVCQPSRSVLMTGQHTGHTAVRANDLNQLLYEEDKTVAEVLKSAGYATGCFGKWGLGYEGTPGRPTQQGFDQFTGQLLQVHAHFYYPYWIWRNDDKVMLPENENGGRGTYIHDLIHDDAKSFIRKNKDQPFFAYLPYILPHVELVVPEESERPYKGKFPRQDIQDPRPGYIGSEDGLTTFAGMVSRLDDHVGDIVTLLEQLGIRDNTLLIFTSDNGGQGGNWKEMTDFFHGNAPLKGHKGTMYEGGLRVPFIASWPGKIAPGTTSDLQIGFWDILPTFAQVAGTNVPDGVDIDGISFVPTLLGKGTQKKHDYLYWEYTKGQIRSRALRMGDWKAVQNRMNRPIELYNLKQDVGETKDLASQNPEQVKQMTEAMQQAHTAPRDFPQTLKPVGIKGYVK, from the coding sequence ATGCTTCGACGTTGTTTAGTACTGCTGACAGTTTTGAGCTGTCTGAATCTGTTTCTGACCACGGTCACCCGCGCCGCTGATCAGCAGAAACCGAATATCATTTTCATCATGGCAGACGATCTGGGGTATGCGGAAGTCGGCTGTTACGGCCAGACGAAAATCAAAACGCCGCACATTGATCAGCTGGCAGCAGACGGGATGAAGTTCACCCAGGCTTACGCGGGCAGCATGGTCTGCCAGCCTTCACGCAGTGTGCTGATGACCGGTCAGCATACCGGGCATACCGCGGTTCGCGCCAATGATCTGAATCAGCTGCTCTACGAAGAAGACAAAACCGTCGCCGAAGTGCTGAAATCAGCCGGCTACGCCACAGGCTGTTTCGGCAAATGGGGACTGGGCTATGAAGGCACCCCCGGCCGACCGACACAGCAGGGCTTCGATCAGTTTACCGGTCAGCTCCTGCAGGTGCATGCTCACTTTTACTATCCTTACTGGATCTGGCGGAATGACGACAAGGTCATGCTGCCCGAGAACGAAAACGGCGGGCGGGGTACCTACATCCATGACCTGATTCACGACGACGCCAAGTCATTCATCCGCAAAAACAAGGATCAGCCCTTCTTCGCTTACCTGCCTTACATCCTGCCTCACGTGGAACTGGTGGTGCCCGAGGAATCCGAACGCCCCTACAAGGGAAAATTCCCCAGGCAGGATATTCAGGATCCACGCCCTGGTTACATCGGTTCTGAAGATGGCCTGACCACCTTCGCCGGCATGGTCTCTCGACTCGATGATCATGTGGGCGACATTGTCACGCTGCTGGAGCAACTGGGCATCCGCGATAATACACTGCTGATTTTCACCTCAGACAACGGAGGGCAGGGGGGCAACTGGAAGGAGATGACCGATTTCTTCCACGGTAATGCGCCCCTCAAGGGACACAAGGGAACCATGTATGAAGGCGGCCTGCGGGTGCCTTTCATTGCCAGCTGGCCCGGTAAGATTGCCCCGGGGACCACTTCCGATCTGCAGATCGGTTTCTGGGATATCCTGCCGACGTTCGCGCAGGTCGCAGGCACCAATGTTCCCGACGGAGTCGATATCGACGGCATCTCTTTTGTGCCGACCCTGCTCGGGAAGGGAACTCAGAAAAAGCATGATTACCTTTACTGGGAATACACCAAAGGCCAGATTCGTTCCCGGGCACTGCGGATGGGAGACTGGAAAGCAGTTCAGAACCGGATGAACCGGCCGATTGAACTCTACAATCTGAAACAGGATGTCGGCGAGACGAAGGACCTCGCCAGTCAGAATCCGGAGCAGGTCAAACAGATGACCGAAGCCATGCAACAGGCTCACACGGCACCCCGTGATTTCCCGCAGACCCTCAAGCCGGTCGGCATTAAGGGATACGTGAAATAA